From the Piliocolobus tephrosceles isolate RC106 chromosome 14, ASM277652v3, whole genome shotgun sequence genome, the window TTCATGGAGTGAAACCAGAAGGGGGAAATGAGCCAGGGAGGTTCCTTGGATCCTGCCTCTGGCATTATTCATTTGCAGCTGGCTACATTGTATTTTATGGCTgctattttctctcatttgtcCTTGATTCCTTCGAAAGGAAGTAGTAACTCAATATATTAAACACTGCCTAGAATCCTCAGTACTGAACATTTTAATTCTATCAAATTTTTATGAGCATAtggttgaaaaagaaagaaaacctaggGCTTCAGTTTCTTAGTTCACATAATGGGTAGTTCCAGTAACACACTTGCATGGGCTGGAGGGcactctaaataataataatattcctgatatttaaaaaatatatcaaggTATGGAGCTCCTAGAATCAGTGTAGAAAAGCCTGTTAGACTGGATTTTCAAATAGTAGAGTTATCTTCCCTTTTAGACAAAGCTATATTAATCCATCCTTTCATTCATTATCATGCATTCACACAATGATTCAACAAGTACTTATTGAGTAcaatgtgccaggccctgttctagaTATTAAGCATATAACAGAGAACAAAGCAAAGGTCTTTCGCTTGTGGAGCTTACCTTCTCAGGAGAGAAAGAggcaagaaaatatatacatatatgtcatgTGGTACTCcggaggaaaataaaaacagagtaaGGGGCATGCAAATGTACACTTGGTGTTGAGAACTGCGATTGCTTTTTATAAGGAACAGTTATGAAAGCCTCTCAGTCAGTATTAATATTTGTGCTGGGACCTGAAGTGTCAGTCAATTCTCTGTCCCCAACTCTACAAGGACAAGGGTAGAAACTGGGAAACCAGCTAAGATCTCAGGCAAGAACCAAATAGCATAGATGTTTCATTTTGTGGGCTCATCACCATCCTTCTGTTTTATTAGTAAAGGTAATTATTATGTTTATCCAGACATGGATGAACAATATCTGGCACATTTGAGCCACATTAGTAATAATTTAGTAATATGCAAGTTAATAGTAATATGCTGTGGGTATTATAAAGTGAGTTCTATATTTAATGTTCTTTTGTACTTACctgatattaatttttttgtagacatttcctcctctctcctgttttcattgaataATTTGTAGCATTCTTTCAGCCACTTACAGTTGAACTTCAGTCATTTGTGTCTCCTGTTCATCCTCTGCGCATCCATGCTGTTAGGTTCTGTTGTTGCCTGGTCTCCCAAATCCATCTCCTTCTTCTGCCTTTCCCAACTTTGGTTTTAGACCTTTCTTTCATCTCAGAATTAGCCATCCTTCTCTAATTCATGTGAAATTCTCTTTCTTTAATCCATgtgaaattcagagaaaataataCAGGTTTTCAAAATGAGTCCTTGATTCAAATCGGTTCAGATCTTTGTTCTTCCGTGTACTGACTGTAGTACCTTTTGCAGTTTTTGAACCTCAATCATTCCTTCATAAAATGAGCATAACAGTATCTACGCAGTGAGGATTAAGTGGGATTATGGAGTGTTTAAAGTACCTAGCAGGGAGTAGGCACTTAGAAAATGTTAGTTCTTTCTACCTTCTGTTCTTCTGCTTCAGATCTCTTAATTTCTACAGCTCTAAATGTGCTCTTTTCCTCTCTCAGTAAATAATACTACCATCTCACCAGTTTAAATAGAACAAGCTATGAGTCCCCTTCGAATAATCTGTTTCTTTCACAATCTAAATTTAATCCATCTGCAAATCCTATTGGTTCTAACTCAACACATAGCCTCAGTCTCTCTACTCCCCATTGACACTGCTACAACCCTAGTCCAAGAATCTTATCTGTATTGTTGCCATAGGCCCTGAATTCATCCTTCTGCCTCCACTGTGGTCCTCTTTCAGCCTGTTTTCTACAGAGCctaaatgatatttaaaacataaaccagATAATATCAttcccctgcttaaaaccctccagTGACTTTTCATCATACTCAGAATGACACCCTCTGCTAACACTCCCGGCTCTTATGCTTCAGCAGCActgcccttctttctttttctgcttacTCATCAAGCTCATGGCTGCCTCCGGCCTTAGCACTTGCTATTCTCTCTGCTTGGAATACTCATTCCCCAGATGTCCACGTGACTTGCTGCTGCTTGTCATTTAGATCTCAGCTCTAATTGTCCCCTGCCTTCTATCAGTAGTGCTCCATCACACCATCTTGTTTTTCCTAAGGCTTTACCACTATCTGAAAATAGCCTGcgtttatttctgtattttccccTCAGTAAGAATTAAAAGTTCTCATACTAGGGCCCATTTCCTAGCAGTGTTTGGCACATAagtatgctgaaaaaaaaaaaaccttgactgactgaataaataaatgaataaactcaCTTTTAATGAGATATCAAGGTTTCATATTAATTACATGAGCCAAgaatggtgtttttatttttaaaatgtgaggacctACTGGTTTTCCTTTAATCCTTCATACTTCACACATATGCTTGTGCTGGAACTATGACTGTAAATCAGTATCAATACCATCCCCTGTTTTGGCTTCTCCCCTAACCTAAACAGttctcatttacttttctctccatctccacttcCACACTGTCACCTTCGTGCAAATTACCATCCTCTCTGGCCTTTTTTCTGTAAGGCTTTAATCTCCCAATATTTATTCTCCAGACTGCAGGCCAGTGAGCTTTTCAGTTGCTATTATACCCATGTTGAAAACCCTTTTAAGTTTTCGTTGTTCTCAAGATAAAGACCAGAATGTGGTCTGGTCCACCACCTCACGTCACGCCAGCCCTCACTGTCCACTCCAGGCCACActttctcctcccctcctgccACCTGGCTGGGTCGCCCTTGCTTCCCGTTTCCTGCGAAGTTTTACATCGCACCCATTTCGCCCACTTCTTCGGATTTCAGGACACTGTTCCTTCCTcgaggaagccctccctgattaGGCCAAGCGCCACTCCCCGTCATATAGCCCCACATCACCATGGGCCTCTCTTTCAGGGCTTTGTTCGTTTTATAAGTATGTACTCCAGAATATGACAATGTTATTGACATCCGTCAATGCCAGTTTGCGCTCAATAGCTTTGCTGAAGGAATATACGGACTAGCGGCCTGACCGCTCCTCGCCCCTCCCCTACCACTGCCGCGCCGATATTACGCAGAAAGCAGGCGCCTCGAGGACGGACATCGCGAGCGCCTGCGCGAAGGGGTACGCATGCGCAGAGGGGCCAGCCCGCTGACAGATTCTCggtggcggcggcagcggcggcggcccTGGACTGCGGGGAATGGGAATCCTAGGTCCCTGACTGAGCACCTCCCCCGCCTCCCTGCCCCCGACATGGCTCAGGAGAAGATGGAGCTAGACCTGGAGCTGCCTCCGGGTACGGGCGGGAGCCCGGCGGAGGGcggcagcagcggcggcggcgggggcctCAGGAGGTCTAACAGCGCCCCCCTGATCCACGGCCTCAGTGACACTTCGCCGGTGTTCCAGGCCGAGGCGCCGAGCGCCAGGCGGAACAGCACAACGTTCCCGAGCCGCCACGGCCTGCTGCTACCGGCCTCCCCCGTCCGCATGCACAGCAGCCGCTTGCACCAGATCAAACAAGAAGAAGGCATGGACTTGATCAACCGAGAGACGGTCCACGAACGGGAGGTGCAGACCGCAATGCAGATAAGCCACTCCTGGGAGGAAAgtttcagcctgagtgacaacgACGTGGAGAAATCCGCCTCCCCCAAGCGCATCGATTTCATTCCTGTGTCACCGGCACCGTCACCCACTCGGGGAATTGGGAAGCAGTGTTTTTCGCCATCCTTGCAAAGTTTTGTAAGTAGCAACGGATTGCCTCCAAGCCCTATTCCCAGCCCAACGACCCGATTTACCACCCGGAGAAGCCAGAGCCCCATCAATTGCATTAGACCAAGTGTTCTTGGAccattgaaaagaaaatgtgaaatggaAACTGATTATCAGCCAAAGAGATTTTTCCAGGGCATCACCAACATGCTTTCTTCTGACGTTGCACAGCTGTCAGATCCTGGCGTGTGTGTATCTTCGGATACCCTTGATGGAAACAGCAACAGTGCCGGATCTTCTTGTAACTCACCAGCGAAAGTCAGCACTACCACCGACTCTCCTGTGTCACCTGCCCAAGCGGCTTCTCCATTTATTCCACTAGATGAACTTTCGTCTAAGTGATTCACTCATCCTGAGACTTTCTTTTTGCAGTGGAGAGAGAATAATCAAGTTGGGGCAAACACTGAACTTTGTCAATTAATTTGAGGCTATTTCCTATTCtaccccttttcttttttgaaatttccTGAAATGATGTTATTCTAGAGAACTTCTATGTCAGGTTCCTGCGGATACCTTTGAATTCAGTGTAGTAATATTTTCAGACGTTTCCCCAATAAGTGTGTCGAAGCATACATCTTTACGCTGCTACTATGTCTAAATACATATGTTAtcccttgatttttttaaataattgagagCTCTATTTATTTATGGGATTATTAAGTtctgatgaaaatataaatgttgaCTTAATCAGCATAGTAAACTGATGTTTAAAATTCCATACTTCATGCCCAcactaatttttaatgttattttcagtGGTTTGCCGATTTCCATCTGATGAAGAACTATACAGCTTAAAACAAAATACGTTAGTTATATCAATCTAGTGGTTGCCTGTTTTACCCAGGAATTCTTGGATATTTAGTTTTCTGGGTACCGAAGTGGATGGGAGGGGGAATGATTAGAGAACAAATTATAAAAGTTTACAACAAATCCTTTCAAATTAAGTAtataaaagtaaacttttaaggcaaacatttttaatgagattttaatAGTAATTCTAGTCAGTCATACAACTatattatagagaaaaaaaaaattttccttttttttttttttttaaccagaaagtGCATTTGCTTGGGTGCAATCCTAAAGTGAAATGGGACAGTGCCTTGCAGTCTTTGCCCACTGTACATAGGCTAAGGCTAAGCTCTTTGTACTACTGCAAACTTAAAAGTTTTTCAAATGTAGAAAATGTGTGGGAAGGCTTGTTGAACTTCGGCACACCCAGGTAAACAATACTCTCTCTCGATTGttgatatactttaaaatattcagttgTGCCTCAGTTCCAAAAATTATTGCCAACCAGGAGCCAGAGCAATTTTTGGCTACTTTTCTGCTCTGCCCATCTGTCACCTTACTGGTTTTCCCTTGTTCAGGAAGGAAGCAGCTGTTTCCTTGCCAACAGGTCCCTTCCTCTCCATCTCCCACCAAAGTAGGGCACCATTGATTAGACAAAGGTACAGTGTAACTTGGATTTCTGACAGCAACAACAGGACTGTGAATTGTTTAACCTCTGTGGTTAAAGCTACAGCTTGAGTTGACTGCCTTGGGGATGTCCATTAATTAAGGGGTGATGATTTGCAAGAGAAAATTAGTGGAGAGTCACATAGGTAAATCATTATTTAACTTAGGTTTTGCTAAAGGTAGAATAGTCGaatgttcttttctttgcctttacaattaagacaaaataataagaataacaaatttttcttaatattcttcCTTATACCTCATATAGCTTCCTTAACTAGATAGTTTGACAGAAAGAATGGCATACaaagaggaaaggggaaaaatgacTCAGAACAAGACAAAAGCTCTGACTTTTTAAAGTTATCGCTTACAGAAACGAACAATTTTGTGGAATTTTTACGACTATGAAAATAAATGGAACTGGTCAATTGACGGTTGCCTCAAGATGGAGTGAAATTGCATTGAGGGTAAGACTGTGTCCACaggtttaaaattctctcttctgaGTAATAGTGTTCATGTGCTCCCATTCTCGACCTTGTTCTTCAAATTCAAACTTAAATAGTCTGACTTCTTGTTGGGTAACTTGCCCTGCCTCCAGAGGTATTTAAACTTCATTATCTTCAACACAGAAATTGTTAATCTTCTCACTTCACCTGTTCTTGCATTATCTCAGTTGATGTCATCACTAATTTCCTAAACTAGAAATCATGGAAGCAtctttgacttttccttttctctgttggATTAGCTTAATCACCAAGTCCTGTCAACTTCTGAAATGAATCTCAAATTTCTTCCCTTCTCTATCTGTTGCCCCTGATTTTGCCTTAAGTTCTTGCCTGAGTGATCTCCCAGGCTGTCTTCTGTCTCCTTTTAGTTCAGTCTTTATACTGCCTCTTGagaaatctttctaaaatttaaactTGATATTTTTCACCCTCTTGCTTGAAACCTTCATTTGCGTCCCCATTTCCTACTCTTTAAGGAATGATTTCTTTAGCCTCAGATAGAAGGTTCTTTATGATCTGGCCATATTCTGCAATAGCTTCAATCCTCTCCTCATCTCTGTTCCAGTATACGTCTTTCCTTCTTATTCTACAAACATTAGACCACTTGATattctttaaatatgtcatgtacTTTCATGTGTCTGTGCTTTGGGATAGATTGTTCTTTCTCCCTAAAATGCCATTCCTATCCTTTTCAGGGAGGCAAGTTGCACGTGAGTTTAAGTAGAAGGCAATGTATACCTgctgattataaaatatttaaacagtgTACATATCTATGTAgttttaaaagtctaattttaACTATGTAAAAGTCATCTTCCCTTTCAACAGGTAACTTCTGTTAACAACTTGGTATATATTGTACAAGATGTGTTACTGGCATttccatgtatatatgtatataaatgcagGAAACCAACATGTCCTTGGtacctctcttcttttctttcccccataTCTAATCATTCCTCAAGTCTTACTGATTTTATCAGCTGGAATCTATCTCCTTACTTCTACCTCTATTGCCACTCTGGTCCTGGCTACCAGCATTTCCCTCTTAGACTTCTGAAGCAACTTCCTAACTCCCACTTGTGCTCATCACACTCTGGTCGGCTATCCGTTCATTCTCTATACAGCGACTAGAGTCATCCTTTTAAAATTGCGGACCTGATCCTTCCATCTCCCAGCTGAAAGCTTTTCATTTGCTTCCTGTTCTCATTTGTATGCCGAAATGTATTAATTCTGGGCTAGGAGGCCCTGAGGAATTTggtccttccctcctcccccattGTTTTCTGTGCTTCGCCCTCACTggcttgcttttgttttccttaaatacATCATATTCTCTCCTATTTTAGATCGTTTTCCTAGAAGGTatggaaacatttatttctgtaaaCTTATTCTCTATAGATGGGaagtttttaaatcaaataagGTTCTAAGGGTATATGGACAATTTACATGATCATAGCATTGTTCATAACTTCCATCATTATTCTGTAGACTAAGGGCTTACTTAGCTCGTGTAAGAATTATCcttcaaaaagcatttttaagGTATTAATATTGGTAATCTATAAACTTTGTACAAGAAATCCTCAAGTCAATAGCAACATTTATTTAAAGTACAGTTTGTCATATATAATAAACCTCTggcatattttcctttattatgttTGTTAAAAACACAGTATAAATGGGAGAAATAATTAAGAATCATTAAATCCAAGGCTGCTGGATGTTAGGACCCTTAAGTGTACTTAAAAGATTGATTGTAATCAAGAATAACTTGTATCAGATTCCCTTCCAGTGATTCACATTTATGAGTTCAACCAGTTACATACCTGTAGCAAGAGACCActttatttggcaataaaattgGGGAAGGAATGAAGACTTAAATGAGGAAAAcaggtctgaaaatattttttttttcagggtatgTTTATAGATTAGTAGAACAATTTTGAAGATCTAACAGAAGTGGGAGTCAGGGGAATGGTTGCCAGACAATTGAACCAAGAAGATTATGATCATTTCTTGAGTAGCACcagagaacagaagaaagagTTGGCCTTAGAAAGGAGGTCTggaaacttatttttcttctgaaacaggAAGGAGAGTGAAAAGGCTAGGCAAAGGTATCCGTAAATGTTGAATTGATTTGTTGTTGCAGGCGTTTAGGGGTATAGAGGTAGGTATATGAAAAGTAGAATTTGTTTCTGATTGTGCCTATTTTCCAGTTACTGAGGAATCTAGGATACATGAGAACAGGGAAAGATCATTTGGAAGCTTGAGTGCAGTAAAGGTTTAATGTTGCCTCTATGAGAATCTAAAGGAGTAAGTTAAGGACGAGTGAAGGCTTATAGGCTATGTTGGATGCCAGGTTGCAGTTGGATGGCAGGCACAAGGAAGTGGATTGGATTGACTAGGTTTGGGAATTGGTTAAGTAAGTGCTAGGTAAAGCCCAGTGTGTGAAGCAGTTAAGGGTTCTACTGAAAGTGTCATTTGAATGATTGGCTGAGGCATTGAGGATAAGAGAAGGGAGCAGAGGCTTATGGACTAGACCACTCTTTTCAGGGCTTTACTTTATCAGCCATGACAAAGTATAGAGAATCTGGTCTCAATGTAGGTCTCTCACTCTAGGAGTTTTGCCCACATTTTTCATTGCTGTTAGAGAATTAGGGCTGAAGGCAAGCCTTGAGTTCCACTTATTTGGTAAAAAATTGTGTCAGATTGCTCACTGTAGCCAAGACAGAGTTCTTTGTGGCTTCTGTAACTTGCCATCCAAgtaaaagattttcttaaaagttGAAATGAcctttgtataaaaataataaaatacttgctATGTGTCAGGGACTGTTCTAAGTGCTAAGCAAATATATCAATGCAATTAATCTATTACTATCATCTGAGGCAAGTGCtaccattatcctcattttataaatgacgaaatggagacacagagaagctaagtaacttgcctaggATTTCAGAGCTGGGAGGTAGGCAGCGAATTATGGTGGTTAAGAATATAGACAGTGCAGCAGGGTGGCTGTGGTGAGGATCGAATGGGTCCGCACACAATGTGCTTACAAAGGTGCAGGGCAATTAGCATCCTTGACGGATGAAACTCCTGCTTTCACACTTAGTTAACAGTACAGTATCCTTCAAGGCAGGCTATCCTTTTATGAAGCAATTGTTCCTGATACTAATCTTTCTTATAGTGAGCAGACATTTCCCTCTAACGTCCACTATTTAATTCAAGTCCACCTTTGGCAAATAGAAAACaagccttattcttttttttataggtGATAGGCCCCTTCTAGAAATCAGAAATGCTGATCCTTCTCTAATGACTACTTCCTCCTTCCAGATTTTAGAAATCTTGAGCTGTGTCTTCAGTATGCTCTCCGTGAAATAAGGCTATCGTTGCTTGGCAGCCAAGATTTTCACGAGATTGTGATTCCCTTATGACTGTTTGCCTTCCTGGGTAGGAAGTGATAAACGGCCTGATAGTGTGAGTTTTTcccagtaataataataatgatgtgtTAATATTTCTTGGGCATTCACTATGGGTCCAGACACTATTTTTCGTGATTTCCATTTATGAGTGTTTAAAATCCTCATGACAACCCTGTGAGGCAGGTGCTATGGATTCCTGTTGAAGAGATGAGAAAACCACAGACATTTTCTCAAGTCCCATTTTCTCAAGTCCCctgttactttctattttttttccttttgaattttggcccttttgggttttttttattattattataaacatttttttaaattacttgaaGACCATTTCCCAGCTAACTTTAGCAGCTTGCTTTATTTTACTAGTGCTGCTACTTCTGCTTTGAATCAAATGATAGATAAAACAGTATTATATTAAAAGAAGATATCAGGAAGATTTTTTTAGTAATAGGTAAAAAATTAAAGTGTATAGAAGGAAATCATGGTTCCACAGCTTTATGTATTTTTCCCCTTTAGCATTAATTTTATTCAAAGATTTAGgggacattttttgttttagaatgaaAAGGGACTAGTAGCTATCTATTGTTATAAATACATGGTAGAGTAGAGTACAAAACAAAAGACTGTGAGGAAGTGACCACTTTACCAAGCAGCTTCAAGTAGCAACCATACCCTCCATGGTAACCATTCTCTTAAGGCGATTGATGGAAGAGTTTCCGACCAGAAGGCTGGGATCCAGTACCACCTCAGCATGGACAAATGCAGATATGAGATCACTCACAGCCATGTCTGCCTTCATGGAAAATGAGTCGGCCCTCTCTACTCCAATACCATGACACACAACCTCTGGCTGCCCTCGGGGTTATCAGACTGGCTTCTCTGAAACTCTCCTACTTTTTAGAAAATCCTGTGGAAGGATCAGGTAATAGGAAAAAGGCTGGTGAATTCTGTAAAGGGAAGTGGTAGAATTGTGTTGGATTAGGGAAGGAAGCATTTTTAGACAGCCACCATGGGAAGAAGGCAGACCACCTTCTCACTGACGGTGAGACCCAAGTACTAAAGGCCAGCAACAGGCAGTGTCTGAAAACTAGTCCGATATCATCGCGATCTTTGAGGGAAAATATGATTCTACTGGGGTTTTCATGTCAATAGTGGACTCGAATTTAAGAAGTCTTCAATCCTTTTCTAGAAGCACAAGTGTTTCTTATATATGAGCAGAAGGATCCGAAAGAAACCAACTCTTCTTTCCATCCCTCCTAGTACAGTTTATTCACTTTTCTTGCCAATCTTTCATTTAAAGATGTCTCATAACTCttccttaattttctttcctcctcctgcaTAGATCAGATCCTTAACAAGTCTTTCCTTGACtaacattcatttttctttctttctaatctttcttttctttttcttttcgagacagaatcttgctctgtcacccaggctggagtgcaggggtgcgatcttggctcactgcaacctccgcctcccaagttcaagtgataactcctgcctcagcctcttgagtagttgggactataggtttgtaccaccatgcctgactaatttttgtatttttagtagagacagggtttcaccatgttggccaggctggtctcaatctcctgacctctggtgatccatctgcctcggcctcccaaagtgctgggattac encodes:
- the FAM122A gene encoding protein FAM122A, with translation MRRGASPLTDSRWRRQRRRPWTAGNGNPRSLTEHLPRLPAPDMAQEKMELDLELPPGTGGSPAEGGSSGGGGGLRRSNSAPLIHGLSDTSPVFQAEAPSARRNSTTFPSRHGLLLPASPVRMHSSRLHQIKQEEGMDLINRETVHEREVQTAMQISHSWEESFSLSDNDVEKSASPKRIDFIPVSPAPSPTRGIGKQCFSPSLQSFVSSNGLPPSPIPSPTTRFTTRRSQSPINCIRPSVLGPLKRKCEMETDYQPKRFFQGITNMLSSDVAQLSDPGVCVSSDTLDGNSNSAGSSCNSPAKVSTTTDSPVSPAQAASPFIPLDELSSK